GGGATGGATACATACCTGTGCCTGTGGATGACAGAACTTTAAAACGCACATCTGCGGGTCACTCGAACGGCCCCATGGTGGCTCCTTAATGCAGATACAGTCAATATTGCTAATGTGTAAATTAGCACAGGCTATGGACCAGTGTTCATAAATATTCTTTAGCAACAGGCTtcacaatttaaataattttaaatattctggaTGACTCCAATCCTCATGAGCTGCAGACCCATGTGCTCCTCTGCTCTGGAATGCCTCCCAGAGTCAACAGCCTCACCACGGCAGCAGGAGGCAGACCCAGACACACAGAGCTTGTCCTCGGCGAGGTGTCCAATGTCACTCAGACATCCATTCAGAATTCCCACTGCTGCATGTCAATCAGGTGGCACAGCACTCGGCTTGACACTCTGTACTGGTGGACAAGAAGCAACCTGCCTGTGGTGTGCAGCAGGTCCAGACCCCCGTTTTAGAAGCGGAAGTCGGAGGGCCTACAACTGCAAGCACTCCAGGACAACTGTGGTGCTTGACAATGAGGGTCAGGCAATGGATGGAttcttgttcaaaaaaaaaaaaaataacaaagacagtGGTTGTGGCAGAACACACTTGCATAGCACAGCTGTATGCTTCTGACGCCAGGCACCAGCCGCTCCGGGGCCCACACTGGGGCTGTGCTCTCCTGTGATACATTAAAATACCCCCACGTGCCTGGACAGCGGAGGTCCTTTTCAGATATTTGCTCTTAACAGAAGGAGCGCATACTTATGCAGATTCCTCAACGGAATCAACAAAATCCCTTTCTCCACATTCCTAAATCTGGGTGCCATTGTCTGTAACGATACTCACCAGGCCCGTGACTCTAGCCCACGACACTTAATGACCGAAGCACGCCCAGAGTCACAATTCTTTACGATTTATGCGACGTGACAACCTCTTCTCCCCTTAGAGGTTCTTACTTCTGGCACTTTAAATGCTGGATTTGGTGTCtagtttttaaaaacccaaaccaaaatgtCAGAACTCGTGGTCAGAGAGGACAACGGCCCAAGGCCGACAGTCAGGCTGCCAGGTACACACTGGCCTCACAGAACCATCAGGTTGACTTGGCTCCTTCACTGCATCTGaccaaaagaaaagacataaaaacaaagcccacaggcccctccctcctcaNNNNNNNNNNNNNNNNNNNNNNNNNNNNNNNNNNNNNNNNNNNNNNNNNNNNNNNNNNNNNNNNNNNNNNNNNNNNNNNNNNNNNNNNNNNNNNNNNNNNNNNNNNNNNNNNNNNNNNNNNNNNNNNNNNNNNNNNNNNNNNNNNAAAAATATCTGAGTTATTGCACAAATCATAAGTTTTCAATATTTACATAGAAAAACAGTCCCAAATTTTCAAACAAGACATGAGGGCAGTAAAACAGCAGCCTGCCCACTCCGTCAGAAGACACGGAGCAGGGCTTGGCGTCTCTGCCTGTGACAGACACGATGAGAACCCCAAATGGCCACCTAGCTGACCCGGCTGCACAGCCGCACATCCAGTCCCTGACACTCCTAGGCCGCCCTGCTGGGCACGGATGAAGACTTCTAGGCAGGCAGATGCACATCCACATGTAGTAAGGCTTCACAGATGAGCACAAGGAGCTGTTCTGTAAGATGGATGCGGCCACCACACAAACATGCAGAGTGACCAGTGCTGGGCTGCGCTCGGCAGACAGCGGTGGAGGTGCTGGGTGCTGGTCTCGGCTCCCCTGTGGTGCCCGAGCAAGGCCTGTGGGCAGTCAGTCAGGACCATTATCTGCTGAGACTCACGGGCAGGCTGTCCCTTGTGTGTGCGTGCTTTTTTCTCCTCCAGCCGGTGCGGTTGTACTGATGATGTCCTCGGTTGCCTACAGGAGGCCTCACAGCTCCACTGCCCACAGAGCTGTAGCCGCCACCCTGAGTGTGGTTGTGGGAGCCTTTCATGGAAAGTTTCATGCCATTGTGCTGCTTGTGATACAGATGAGGACTAGACAGTGGGTTGGGGGATGCCGAGGGAATGGCTGGGGAAGTTACACTGTGAACAGCCTTCAAAGATGTGGTTCCGTCCACACCAGCCTGTCTGCAAGGCACAGGGGCGACTCCAAGGGTTGGTGGAGGGATAGTAACCCTGGTCTGGTTGCTTGTTGTCATGATCAACGTTCTGGAAGCAGCAGGCTGGGGTTTGCTGCTGGGCATTGGCAAGGCTTTGGGCAGGCTGGCCATCAGGGTAGTGGGTGCTTGCAGGCTGAACTGATTAAACACTGGGTGTGGTGCAGGGCGGTGTGTCGGAGTCAATGTCACTTCCAGAAAGTGAGGACACGGAAGAAGCAGAAGAGCCTGAAGACAGCAGCTGGGGACTGGACAGGGACAGAGTCAGGCGCTGGGTGTAAGGGGAGCTGGGCTCCcgactctgcatctgctccccaTTGCACGTGGTAATTCTCTCCTTTATCTTAATCCTGTTGTCAAGGTCTGGAGACGGGAGGATTCTGCTACCCCACTTTTCTTTGATCCACCTCCGGTAGTCGATCACTTCCTGGGTGACTTTGATGATTCTTCCTAAAGTACTTTCAGAATCCCTGTTGGGGTAAGACCTGGCGAGCGTGGCTCACACAGCGTGGCTGAGCACAATGTGAGCGTAGTCAAACACTTGCTTCACCTGCATGGCCCCATAGGAACTCCGCCCAACATCGTTTCCAGGCAGTAAGGGGTCCTCAATGCACAGCATTGATGGTCCGTACCCACTGGTCATGGCTTTCATGATTTCTTCTTTGGCAATATAGGCACCTCCTTCTTTTATTCTAATACCagtttttaagtaattaaaatttcTTCCATAAAGTTCAAAAAATTCTACAAGAAGCATTCCCAGGTTTTCATCAGCTCTCCGGGCATCGATTCTTGGATGTAACTGCAGAAAGCTGATGGCCATTAAGCTGAGGCTGTAGGAGCTGATCCCGCCCGTGAAGACTTCATTCAGGTCCCTCTGTAGCAGGAACTGTTTCAAAACTAAAATCAAGTATGGCAGTAGCGAGTACTTCTTCATGTAATTCTTGATGAACTCTGCCGCCCGCACGCCAGTCTCCATGTTAAAGCTGATGTCGACTTTAACTTCAGTCTCCTGATCTGTGAGCTTTATGATGGGCACTGTAGCTTTGTCAAGAACTTTGATGGAGCACGGCTCAGCCACGTTGTGCTTCCGGAGGGCTTGTTCCAACAACTGTAATGGAGGGCGTTCCCACTTTCCAAAGACAACCAGGTCTATGTCACTTGTTGGAAGATAGAGGCCTGTACTAAAGCTGCCAAATATCTGCACATCAGCTGTGGGCCAGAGGTCTTTCACCACAGTTTCGATCCGTTTCACCACCTCCCTTCTCATGGCTGCTTCTTCAGGACAAGGGGACATGAAGTTATAAAAGTCGATTATCTCCTCATGAAGTCCCTGGATGCCCGGGCTGTACGCGGCTCTTCCACGGCGTGCCAGGCCGCGCCGCCTGGGCCCCGGGGCCGCCCCCTCCAGTCAGCGTGGCCGGGCGGCTGCCCGACAGCAGGTAGTTGAGGCCATAAActtgtttctttaattattacaCTTATTTCCTAATATCTTcgtctgcttttctttctttaaaacttcaCATTCAATGCTTTGAGCCTTCATCTCCTTGCTGTATGAACTCTTTTCTTACTAATTCCAGTTCATTCCTtaaatgcctttctttttcttccaaattttctatttttttcaacatcctttcttcttgctttttgcaGTTAATGATATCTTCTTGACGTTTCTTGAGTTCTAGGGCCACATCACTTGCTTCCTGTATCAATTTTTTGTTCTCAAGCAAAAGCGTGTCACAACTTGCAGTTAATTCAGTATTCTTAAGTTTCTCTCTTTCAAGAtcagttttcatttcttcacCCTGTTTTAAGTAATgctgttcatttattttagtgACAGTTACTTGTACTTGtgcagcagagctgagagttctacatcttcacctgaaggctgctagcagaatactcacttccaggcagctgggtattaatgcccacacccacagtgacatacctgctacaactaggccacacctccaatagtgccactccctgacccaagcatatacaaaccatcccaaCAGCCATGGACTCACACAGTGTGTCATAGACACCAATCAACACCTCTTGGGTCTGCACACAGTGTCAGACACATACTGTGTACCAATGAATCAGTGCTTTAACAGAGCACCATCCAGATGGATGCAGGATATTTTGAGCCTTCAAATTTGAAATGGTGATGTTGAACCTGAACAATATGTACATCTCCACATAAACCTTCAGTGGTTTTGTGTGACCTCTGGGTGCTACatgggtttgtttcatttttgcaCAGAATGGTCTACTTCCTGTAGTAGTATTAATATTATTAGTATTCCCTGTGTGGGGTTACTACCCATCTCAATGTTTTATGTTTCATAATGAAAGACAAACTGGCATAGCCTTATATTTCAATATGCCTTAGCAGCACAATAGTTGGGCaactgcctaacctccatgctGTTAGGATCTACCTCCCACTGATAACTNTCAGTTACTAGTTACTAAATTCTATGTCCCATCCTGGCTGCTCTTGACCCAGTTGTTCAGTCCTCTGGGCTGTGTTCTTCTGTTCTCTTTACATATgtccctgtttcttcctcctgcaTGCCTCCTCTGGTATGgcagttctctctccttcttcctggtcCAGAACCCTGGAAACCTACAACactgcctctctcttctcctcagctATTGTCTGGGCTTTTGGTGTTGTGCCAGGAAAATATTAGTGACCCATGAAAACACATGCAGGAGCCAATCTGATACAATTCATAGCAGGGTTTTTATTCTATGCGATCTAGGTCAGGGTTCCCCAATAAACCACTGTCATGCAGGATGTTTTTTGTGGTGTGTGAGCCCCAGATATCTATCGGGGACAgtctttatagtaagcagcaagcagagaatacatgtgcaagcatctaaATGGAGAGATgttgtggcctttaacataattggctggtggtGAGAGTCGTATCAGAAACTTAACTACTGCTCCGCACCCCAATGATGGTTGTTAGGCAAGGGGTCAGTTTGTATCCTGGGGTGCATACTTGTTGGGGGGAATGACCTGGAGACCCTTGTGTTGTTGGAGATTAGCCTAGAGACAGGAACTAGGCTCAGGATTTGTTGGGGGGCAATTTAGAGACCAATGCTACATACCATcttgttagtttacctgagttcaaacttaatTCGGGTTCTGTAAAATGGAGTCTCTTcttaaaagctttggcatctcaTCCCCCCTTTCTCTTGTGACTAGAAGTCTCTATCACCCGACTACCTGAAGCTTCATGAAAACAGTAACAGGGCTATGTCTTTGTGGTGTCCCTGGGGCATGGGTAGGGGCCCATCAGTGGGAGACAGGAGGGAGTCTTGAGGCTGAATTCTCCTNCTGCTGTCCATGGTCTTCTTCAACTGGAAACAGATGTTCAGTGGATCCACCCTACAACTCTGTAGCACAGGGATCCTTTCTGTGAAGCTCTGATGACCCTCGGCAGTGTCTCTTGACTAGAACTCAATCTCTGGACTAAAGTTGGTGGAGTCTGGAGGTGGACTGCTTTTATGGAAAGCTGAAAATTCAAGCCAAACACACTTATGTACCCATTGGACATCTNCAAGATCNTGTAAGAGTTAGCAATCATCAGTTTCTGAAATAACTTCTGTNAANAGGAAAACCAAACATAACTTTAAAAGGTGAGTCCTATCTAATATGGGAAGTTCTGTACTCTATAAAGGATGAAGGGAGAAGAGTCACTCAGTCACTGTCAGTNTCTAGTGTCAACTTAGTGAAAGTCTCTTTTAGGGTTCTGTTCATTCTGTGTACTTGTCTTGAACTCCAGAGTCTGTAAGCACAATGAAGTTTCCAATCAATCCCCAAATAATGAGCTAATTTCTATCTCTGGATACAAAGATAGGTCCATTGTCTGACCCTGTAAACTTTGAAAAACCGAATCTTGCAAGAATTTCTTTAAGTAGTTTCTTCTTTAGCATCTGTAC
The Mus caroli unplaced genomic scaffold, CAROLI_EIJ_v1.1 scaffold_19866_1, whole genome shotgun sequence DNA segment above includes these coding regions:
- the LOC110288245 gene encoding LOW QUALITY PROTEIN: terminal nucleotidyltransferase 4A-like (The sequence of the model RefSeq protein was modified relative to this genomic sequence to represent the inferred CDS: deleted 1 base in 1 codon; substituted 1 base at 1 genomic stop codon); the encoded protein is MSPCPEEAAMRREVVKRIETVVKDLWPTADVQIFGSFSTGLYLPTSDIDLVVFGKWERPPLQLLEQALRKHNVAEPCSIKVLDKATVPIIKLTDQETEVKVDISFNMETGVRAAEFIKNYMKKYSLLPYLILVLKQFLLQRDLNEVFTGGISSYSLSLMAISFLQLHPRIDARRADENLGMLLVEFFELYGRNFNYLKTGIRIKEGGAYIAKEEIMKAMTSGYGPSMLCIEDPLLPGNDVGRSSYGAMQVKQVFDYAHIVLSHAVXATLARSYPNRDSESTLGRIIKVTQEVIDYRRWIKEKWGSRILPSPDLDNRIKIKERITTCNGEQMQSREPSSPYTQRLTLSLSSPQLLSSGSSASSVSSLSGSDIDSDTPPCTTPSVNQFSLQAPTTLMASLPKALPMPSSKPQPAASRTLIMTTSNQTRVTIPPPTLGVAPVPCRQAGVDGTTSLKAVHSVTSPAIPSASPNPLSSPHLYHKQHNGMKLSMKGSHNHTQGGGYSSVGSGAVRPPVGNRGHHQYNRTGWRRKKHAHTRDSLPVSLSR